From the genome of Paracidovorax avenae:
GCAGTACGCGCCCGGCTTCATGCCGTTCTATTTCCCGCTGGCCATCGTGGCAGCCTTCGGCTTCGCCTTCGTGGCCGGCTGGCTGGTGGAGTGGGGGCTGATCCGCCACCTCTACAAGCGCCCGCTCGATACGCTGCTGGCCACCTGGGGCGTGAGCCTGGCGCTGCAGCAGTGCTTCCGCACCTTCATCGGCCCCAAGGAGGTCAGCCCCACGCTGCCCGAATGGCTGATGGGTTCCTGGGCACCGGCCGAGGGGCTGGACATTCCCGTCAACGGCCTGTTCGTGCTGGCGCTCACCCTGGTGGTGACGGCGGGCGTGCTGATCGCGCTGCACAGGAGCCGCTGGGGCCTGCGGGTGCGCGCCACGGTGAGCAACCGCGTGATGGCCAACGCCATCGGCATCGACACGAAGAAGACCGACCGCCTCACCTTCGCCATCGGCTGCGGCATCGCCGGCGTGGCGGGCGCGGCCTTCACCACCATCGGCTCCACGGGGCCCACCTCGGGCTCGCTCTACATCGTCGATGCCTTCCTCGTCGTGACCTTCGGCGGCGCGGCCAGCCTGCTGGGCACGGTGGTGTCGGCCTTCGGCATCGCGCAGACGCAGTCGATCACCGAGTTCTTCCTGGCCGGCTCCATGGCCAAGGTGATCACGCTCTCGCTCATCGTGCTGATCCTGATGGTGCGGCCGCAGGGGCTTTTCGCCTCCAAGGTCCGCCGCTGAACGGCCGCGCCCACGTCCTTCCCGCATCCACCGGAGTCCCCCCATGAACGCCTTCAAAGCCTGGGTCCAGCGCTACCAGCTCGCCAGCCTGGTGCTGCTCACCTTGCTGCTGGCCGTGGTCCTGCCACTGAGCCTCGACGTCTTCCGCCTCAACCTGGTGGGCAAGTACCTGACCTATGCCTTCGTCGCCATCGGCCTGGTGATGGTGTGGGGCTACGGCGGCGTGCTGAGCCTGGGGCAGGGCGTGTTCTTCGGCCTGGGCGGCTACGCCATGGCGATGTTCCTGAAGCTCGAAGCCTCCGACCCGGTCAGCACCAAGATCCAGTCCACGCCCGGCATTCCGGACTTCATGGACTGGAACCAGATCACCGCGCTGCCCTCGTTCTGGGTGCCGTTCAAGAGCCTGCCGTTCGCGCTGGCGGCCGTGGTGGTGGTGCCCACGCTGCTGGCCTGGATCGTGAGCTTCGCCATGTTCAAGCGCCGCGTGGGCGGCGTGTACTTCGCGATCATCACGCAGGCCGTGGCGCTGATCTGCACGGTGCTCATCATCGGCCAGCAGGGCTACACGGGCGGCGTGAACGGCATGACCGACCTCAAGACCCTCTGGGGCTGGGACACGCGCACCGACAGCGCCAAGATCGTCCTCTACTACGTGTGCGTGGCGCTGCTGGTGCTGTCCATCCTGCTGTGCCGCTTCATCCAGCAAAGCAAGCTCGGCACGCTGCTGCTGGCCATGCGCGACAAGGAAGACCGCGTGCGCTTCTCGGGCTACGACGTGGCCAATTTCAAGGTCTTCACCTTCTGCCTGGCGGCGGCGCTCTCGGGCATCGGCGGCGCGCTGTTCACGCTGCAGGTGGGCTTCATGTCGCCGAGCTTCGTGGGCATCGTGCCGTCCATCGAGATGGTGATCTACGCCGCCGTGGGCGGGCGCATGAGCCTGGTGGGCGCGGTCTATGGCGCGCTGCTGGTCAACGCGGGCAAGACGTACTTTTCCGAGAGCTTTCCGGACCTGTGGCTGTTCCTCATGGCGGCGCTCTTCATCGGCGTGACCATGGCCTTCCCGATGGGGCTGGCCGGCGTGTGGGAAGAGCGCATCGTGCCCTGGTGGAAGGGCCGCCGCGAGGCCCTGCGCCGCGCTGCCGTGCCGGCACCCGCCCCCTGGCCCGAGCCCGCGGCCGAGGTGCCGCCGCCCGCCAGCGTCGCTGCCTCTCCGAACCCCGCCGCGCCGCTGCCCCAGGGCACCCGCCATCAGGGCATCTGAACACCACCGCGCAGGAGCCCTTCATGAGCAATACCGACTTCGCCCTGGCCGTGGAAGACCTCACTGTCTCCTTCGACGGCTTCAAGGCCATCGACAAGCTGACGCTGTACGTGGACAGGAACGAGCTGCGCGTGATCATCGGCCCCAACGGCGCGGGCAAGACCACGCTGCTGGACCTCATCTGCGGCAAGACGCGCGCCACCGGCGGCAGCATCAAGTTCAAGAACGAGGAGCTGACGCGCATGGCCGAGCACCAACGCGTGCGCCTGGGCATCGGCCGCAAGTTCCAGACGCCCTCCATCTACGAGAACCTGTCGGTCTTCCAGAACCTGGAGGTGTCCTATCCCACGGGCCGCACGGTGTTCGGGGCGCTGGCCTTCCGCTGCACCGATGCGGTGAAGGAGCGCGTGCAGGCCGTGGCGGAGGACATCGGCCTGGCGGAGCGCCTGGACACCGAGGCCGGCCTGCTGTCGCACGGGCAGAAGCAGTGGCTGGAGATCGGCATGCTGCTGATGCAGGAGCCCGAGTTGCTGATGCTGGACGAGCCGATCGCCGGGATGAGCGCGCGCGAGCGGGAGCTGACGGCGGAGCTGCTGGAGCGCATCTGCCGCAACCGCGCGGTGATCGTGATCGAGCACGACATGGAGTTCGTGAAGCGCATCGCGCACAAGGTGACGGTGATGCACCAGGGAAAGATCCTGGCCGAGGGGCCGATGGACAAGGTGCAGGCCGATCCGAAGGTCATCGACGTGTACCTGGGGCATTGAGCCATGCGGTGCGAACGACGGTTGTCTTATTGGTTCTGGTGCCGGAACGAAGGCTGTGTAGAGCGTGCTATCGGGGTGGCCCGTGGCGGTGGCATGCCCCGCTCCGCGAATGTCCCCCGGCCTGCGGCCTCCTCCTTGATTTCGCTGCGCGGGGCATGCCACCACCACGGGCAGCGAGCGCCGCGCGGTTTTCGCGGCCAGCAAGGCAGGGCACTGATGTGGCTGGGAGTGCCGGGTGGCCCCTGCAGCGAAATCAAGGAGGAGGCGAAGCCGGGGGACATTCGCGGAAGGGGCCACCCGGCGATCCCGGCCCGGGCGCACGGCCAGCACTTCTCGGACCCCTCTGCCTCCGCAACCACCACCACGAACGCCATGAAGGCGACGCACGCAAAGCATCCCCCAGGAGCGACCCCATGCTGAAAGTCACCGACCTCCACGTCGCCTATGGCCAGAGCGAGGCCCTGCACGGCATCTCGTTCGAAGGCCATGCCAACGAAACCGTCGCCATCATGGGCCGCAACGGCATGGGCAAGACCACGCTCTTCAAAAGCCTCATGGGCGTGCTGCCCACCAAGAGCGGCAGCATCCGCGTGGCGGACCAGGACGTCACGCGCGACGAAAGCTTCCGCCGCGTCGCCAAAGGCATCGCCTACGTCCCCCAGGGCCGCATGATCTTCCCCACGCTCACCGTGGAAGAAAACATCCAGACCGGCCTGGAGAACGCCAAGGAAAAACGCATCCCCGACGAGATCTACGCGCTCTTCCCCGTGCTCTGGGACATGCGCCGCCGCAAGGGCGGCAACCTCTCTGGCGGCCAGCAGCAGCAACTCGCCATCGCCCGCGCCCTGGTCACCGACCCCAAGGTACTGCTGCTCGACGAGCCCACCGAAGGCATCCAGCCTTCGATCATCAAG
Proteins encoded in this window:
- the urtB gene encoding urea ABC transporter permease subunit UrtB; its protein translation is MTFSEMMNIGLMQGFAGLSLFAVLLLMGLGLAIIFGQMGVINMAHGEFMTIGAYTIYLGSTLTAQYAPGFMPFYFPLAIVAAFGFAFVAGWLVEWGLIRHLYKRPLDTLLATWGVSLALQQCFRTFIGPKEVSPTLPEWLMGSWAPAEGLDIPVNGLFVLALTLVVTAGVLIALHRSRWGLRVRATVSNRVMANAIGIDTKKTDRLTFAIGCGIAGVAGAAFTTIGSTGPTSGSLYIVDAFLVVTFGGAASLLGTVVSAFGIAQTQSITEFFLAGSMAKVITLSLIVLILMVRPQGLFASKVRR
- the urtE gene encoding urea ABC transporter ATP-binding subunit UrtE → MLKVTDLHVAYGQSEALHGISFEGHANETVAIMGRNGMGKTTLFKSLMGVLPTKSGSIRVADQDVTRDESFRRVAKGIAYVPQGRMIFPTLTVEENIQTGLENAKEKRIPDEIYALFPVLWDMRRRKGGNLSGGQQQQLAIARALVTDPKVLLLDEPTEGIQPSIIKDIAKALNEIRKMRQLTIVVSEQVLSFAMDVADRLFVIEGGRLVHETTRAGTDQQRIKSYLSV
- the urtD gene encoding urea ABC transporter ATP-binding protein UrtD, with protein sequence MSNTDFALAVEDLTVSFDGFKAIDKLTLYVDRNELRVIIGPNGAGKTTLLDLICGKTRATGGSIKFKNEELTRMAEHQRVRLGIGRKFQTPSIYENLSVFQNLEVSYPTGRTVFGALAFRCTDAVKERVQAVAEDIGLAERLDTEAGLLSHGQKQWLEIGMLLMQEPELLMLDEPIAGMSARERELTAELLERICRNRAVIVIEHDMEFVKRIAHKVTVMHQGKILAEGPMDKVQADPKVIDVYLGH
- the urtC gene encoding urea ABC transporter permease subunit UrtC: MNAFKAWVQRYQLASLVLLTLLLAVVLPLSLDVFRLNLVGKYLTYAFVAIGLVMVWGYGGVLSLGQGVFFGLGGYAMAMFLKLEASDPVSTKIQSTPGIPDFMDWNQITALPSFWVPFKSLPFALAAVVVVPTLLAWIVSFAMFKRRVGGVYFAIITQAVALICTVLIIGQQGYTGGVNGMTDLKTLWGWDTRTDSAKIVLYYVCVALLVLSILLCRFIQQSKLGTLLLAMRDKEDRVRFSGYDVANFKVFTFCLAAALSGIGGALFTLQVGFMSPSFVGIVPSIEMVIYAAVGGRMSLVGAVYGALLVNAGKTYFSESFPDLWLFLMAALFIGVTMAFPMGLAGVWEERIVPWWKGRREALRRAAVPAPAPWPEPAAEVPPPASVAASPNPAAPLPQGTRHQGI